A segment of the Macrobrachium nipponense isolate FS-2020 chromosome 4, ASM1510439v2, whole genome shotgun sequence genome:
AGTCTAAAATGATTCCTAGATTGTCGACCGAATATATtaagtaatcataaaaaaaactcttctcaAACCCTATGGTCTTATAAAGGACTTCAGGTTcacttgattaattattattcgCGTTGGCCAAAGAGAATCAATCTTCTGTGATAAACATCGAAGGTTGACCATCTGTCACTCGAACACCTGTGTTGCTTGAGGTGGctctgttggggggggggggggggtgtgttagtgccgtcagtgttcTTTGCACAGTTCCCTTTCAGTGGTTTTACTCTCCGTTCGTATTTTCTGTCTTTCAACTTTCTTTCCACCTTCATATAACAATATTTGAatggcgcaactgcgaggttgtttacacctgtcaaaccttttttACTGTCAGATTCCGTTTCACcgcagaatgacctcattggttccagcgcttggcctttgccctaaattttatattctattctattctaatctAGTACTGGGGACGTTTTCATAGGAAACTTAGACTTTTAtcctcatttttcctttttattatcgaTTCTTCATACATACAAAAGCACCTAACAATTAGCCTAACAAAATAACCTAGCATTCACACTTCCATGTTTAtaatttttgctatttattatctCTTAAAAAAGATTCAAGATACCAACGATTGCCAAGGCAAACGCAACTGGCATCTTGAATGAGATAATAGATGGCTCTTAATTCTTAAAAGTACAGCCGTAATATGAAAGATAATTTATCACAGTAATTTATTTGGTCTAAACATACTGCCGTATGTGAGACCAATTTCGGTTCTACGCAGTGATGTGGTCATATCTATTCTGAGTAGTGATGTGGTCATAATTAAGTAGATTGATGTGGTCATATCTATTAATGGATTGAGGGATTTTGGGAAAAATATCATGACCTGAACCTGATATGAACCAGAGGTCATTGCGTCCGAAAATATCAATCTCGAAATAATGAGGCAACAGGATGTCAATACATCCTGCttgataatattcatgaaagaATGTCTACGATGCCTGAGGTCGACTCATTTGAGTGGATGTTTGGTAATCACTCGAAaaatatttgattaaaaaatgaagttcttgagagaaaatgaaaattgacaCATAATACATTAAGAATATCAGTGATTagcaactatagctggttcacttaaggtagattcttgaatgagccctatgctgacgagacgtttgtttggcgggcgttgattggctggtaccgggagctaggcagctcccagccaatcagcggccgccaaacaaacgtttcgcaggcatagggctcactcaaAAATCTACCTTAAGTAAACAGCTATAGTATATGATGCTGCTGTTGTAGATTCAACTGGCGACCTTGTGCCAGCATCAGTTCCTGTTCAGATGAGCAGTCCGTAAAAGCAACATTATTTTAGATTTCACGAGAATCAGCTCACGCTTTCACTCACCTCCCCCTTTATAGTTCTCCATCCTGTTTACCCAAGATATTTAAAAGTTCTCAATTCCAGTTACTGTTTTTTGGGATATCCTTTTTTAATACAGTTAACGAAGTCGTTTGAAAAAAGTCTGTtcgtattttatattatattaaaaagaaacacctaacaaaaattaaagtatattGTTTTCGATAAGTACcttcggttaaaaaaaaaaactggacataTTAACTATTTTCGATAAGTACCCTCCGTTTCGAAAGCAAAAAAACAAACTGGACATGGTTATGACAACAAAATTTGGAACCagcaaatgaaaaggagataCGGAAGTTTCAGGATGGTTTCGACGCTTCCACTGGACGTCGTCGAATTGACTGTGGCACTGGACGTCGTGGAATCGACAGTGGCACTGGACGTCGTGGAATCGACTGTCGAATTTTTGGTGGGAGGCGGCGAATGTTGCTCTAGTCATGTACGGCCGCCGAATTCCAGGGGGAAGGTAGGGGCCTCCAAGTCGTCTCCGGGAGGGAAGTCGGCCATGGGATCGGCGGAGCGGCTGCCCAAGTTGCTCCCCTTGCAGTCAGCCTGCGGAGGAaaggaacattaaaaaaaaaaaaaaaaaaaaaaaaaaaaaaaaaaaaaaaaaaaaaaaactcgaaactaCAAACTAGACCAGGATGAAGGGAACATTCCTAACTAAACAAATtcagagttatatatataatatatatatatatatatattatatatatatatatatatacatatatatatatatatatatatatatatatatatatatatatatatatatatatatataaacaaagacacGAAACTACAAACTATCCCAGTGATAAAATCGTTTGACGGAGGCAAAAGGGAAACGCTATTTCCTAAGTGTTATTACCACACATCCTTCATGGTTTATAAAGTTATTATCATTTACTTGAATTACTAAtttctgtgtgtatgtgcaatTTGAATGCGCCTCTTTATCTGTTTACATCCCTTGTTAAAAAATTCATACATCAAAACCCACATAAGCACATTAATGCAAGTAATGTACAAGAGTGTGGATGTAGTATCCGCGCTTGATTCAATTTTTGCATCGCTGATTCTTGAGTACGTTCTGATCCGGAAACGGAAATGCATCAGTATGAACTtaagaaatatatacaataaaaaggaTGATCTGAACGCTGTGTATGTAGAGAATGATATGTTATCGTTTCGTTTCTAACCGGGCTAAATTTATATCCACGATTCTTTAAAAGGGATAAATAGCTCTCCAAACCCACTGAAAAATTGTCATGGCAATTTGCATGCCGGTGTTGCGACGATGAATCCATTTCCCAGTGTCATTCTATTGCAAAATGATCGTTCATCAATAATTGTGCGAAGCAGCTGGGTAGCATCATGTTCACTAAGAAATCGTGCTGTGTTTATGGTAAGCAACGACAGATCACGCGTCATTCTAGTCACTAGAATGACGCGTAATTGATACGTACTCCAAAAGCCAAGTACGCTCTATATAGTCACTGTCTGATCGTAGGATGCTGGCTTTAGTCAACATAGCTCTTTTCGGCATTGCTTTGAGTAAGGCTTTCGTTACTCATGGTGGTGCTTGACTCGAGTGTTCTTCTCCGGAGACCCCGGTAAGAAATCCCGAATGCCTCAGTATCATAATTCTATCCTGCAATCTGTGAACTGTCACGAAACGGCCGCATTTGGAAGATTTGCTTTGGTGCCCTGATATTATTTCGATGACTGTGCTTTGTTACAAAGAATGGGTGACTTTCATAAAGATGGAGAGAGttttaaggacattttttttgttttggaattcaaaagaagtAGAAGAGATGGATCTGTCAGTTTGAATTTAGTGATTCAATTCCCAATGCCCGAAGCCTCACGTTTCATTTCCATATCTGAGGAGCATGTTTCAGTAACCgaagagataaaagaaataaacattacaCTGTATCTACCTGtcgtagttaaaaaaaataattatatatatatatgtatatatatatatattatgtattatatatatatatatatatatatatatatatatatatatatatatatatatatatatataaagcctgcATTTTCTAAATGCTGATAAGTTtaagttttctaatattaataaataaaaagaattcattCCATCGATCCTCATAAAGCTGTTAACACTTAAATTTTTCCATacgataaataaacattaaaaaaagtataataatccATTACAAGGGATTTCCTTCATCTTTTAACATTAATTGATCTAATatgatagataaaaaaagtaaaataatccaTTCATCCATTCCATAGGTGTTCACTCAGCTGGTAACATTGATTTTTCtcatgcaataaataaaaaaaataagtctgtTCAATGCTCTTTCATACagctgttaattattattatttagtatcctaatatgataaacaaaacgaaacaaCAATAAACCATTTCATAGGGTTTCATTCAACTGTTGGGGTTCATTTTttccaggcgataaattaaaaaattaagtgggcgggggggggggggggtgataaacTCACCTCATCATTCCCATTGCCGCAATCAAAAGCTCCATCGCAGACGAAGGTCTTGGGGATACACTTGCCGTCGCCGCAGTGATAGTCGTCAGGTTTGCACTTCTTCTTCTCTGGTGGGTTCGAACTCATGGCCCCTGGAAAAAGGATACCGACTTTCACATGGGGAAAACGTTCAGAAAGTTACTTGGCTGGGAACCaatttcagcaacgggacctacagcttattgtgggacccgaaccttAATagtatatcgagaaaggaatttctaaccaccagaaaccaattcctctggttccacattggAGATAGCATCAGCAGCatggagcgaactcgggctactagATTGATAGGCGGGTATGCAACCCACTTGTCCAATAAGGAACTGACGCTGAAGGAAGCCTTGAACTAGGGGAGGGGGGTTCCTATTACTATTTGAGTGTTTGTCCAGCAATTTTTTGTTGTCTACTTgtcgtaattttatttttcaagcccatttttgtttagatttttatttactggTGTATAGATAGACAGCGTCATTATCAAGTAATACTGTGCCTCTAATCATAGGACAGAAGTATGTCAAGGGAATCACTTATCatatgcaatggaaaggaaatttGCAATATAGGTCTGTTATTAGTATTAGAGGGATGTTAAGATGAATCATTCAATGTGGCATCAAGTTAACTCCGGCAGGAAGTGTAGTGATAAGAACTGAGATGCAGTTGCCATTTGTGGGTAAAAACCTTTTataaaaggcaataaaaaatgCATGtcactgcaaaataaaaataatgtaacatTACTTATAGCCCCCACAAAAAGAAGATTAAATAATAGGACAGAATTAACAGCATACGGAAGTCTTCTAAGGAATATGACTCAAGATCTTTCTCAAACAGTTCTTCTCAAGAATCATTTTTCCCTTACCTGCAACAATGACAAGGATAACCACAGATACGAGGGCGGTCTTCATTATTACCTGcgaaaataagaggaaatgatCACTCCAGACGTTAACGACAGGAacctggaaggagagagagagagagagagagagagagagagagtacgtataAGGTTGTAATAGTATCTCCAGTAGTACagtcatacatacttacacacgcaaacacacacatatagtatatatatatgtatatatatatatgcatgtatgtatgtatgtatgtatgtatgtgtgtgtatgagcgcgCGCAAGCGCACATGCGTGCCTGTGTGACTTTTGCCCTTTCAATTGTGAATTCATCAGTGTTGTGTAAAGCCCAACCTCCTTCTCAGGCATCTCTTCCACGGTTTTTGCCTCATTAGCAATTACCCGGAACAAGTTTTCTGTTCGTATGCCCTTTTGACTCTCATCGAGATAAAAACAGTCTTAAAGAGGAATGCTGAACGCATTCTAACTTCACGAGAAATCAAAAGACTTGCATATGGTTATTCTCTTCTTAAAATCCGCTGTATGTCATTTTTCATAAAGTTCATTGCATGCTTCATCCTTTTATTTGGGAGAAAACATTATCACTCTCTATATGAGTTAATCTGAGAAATGATGTTGATATAAAACATCTACTTGCTCCTGTCTCAGTACTGAAATGACTACcattagaaagaataaaagaagccAGTTCATCTGAAAGCCTAAGTAAGGAGCTGACTTAACCGGCTTTACCATTTTTCGTTAACTCCGGTAACTGGTTAGGTCGTATTCATTAGCCCTTTTGTACGCTTACCACATGCGCACTCTTACATATGAAAGGCTGTTTACATATATGAGTATGTAACATGTCAGTATGTACCAGTGGGTGtgtcacaattatatatatgagaacgtGCGCGAATGAagtcatttattttgaaataatcttttttaaatataaagttttCAAACAACAACGACCAATAGTAGAACTTAAGGGCTATTAGATAAAATGTCAACTgtaagcggtaaaaataaaaggcTGGAATTAAATTCCAGATGTCATATAAAACAACACAGGAAGGCGGCCACCTGGAATCCAGGGACATGATTGCAActtgtaaataagaaaaaaaaaaaaaaaaaaaaaaaaaacgatgcacTCTTCGTCGACCAGTTTGGAAGGAGCCTTGGGGCTTTCCAGGAATCTTCGATTGTAATGATAACCCAACCTCCTTTGAGATTTCCTGGGGCAGTGGAACAGGTAACTTCAGTGACCTTCAGTTCTGCTTTGCTTACGACGAGACAAAAGCatataattagtattatttttattgttattattatcgtgATTAAATTTATAATCATCATGCTCGCCTTTATTTTAGAAGATAGGGGCAActatataataatgacaataatagcgATTGCCGCTGTTAAAGTCCTCTTTATCATGAATACATGAAGACATGAGTATTCAGTGGTGTTAATGATTATACATCGAAACAAACGCACACATTTGAAATGCATTATGTTATTCCCTTTTCATCTCAGACCTCCCACTTTGAAGTCTACACGAGCGAGTCGTTCACTCTGTTTAATACAACTAATGTAAGGCAGTTTACTCTAGTTTGTTAGAGTAGTCTTTTAATTGAACctaattcataaatataaacgTCTTCACTCGCCTTCTCATGCTGCACATACGTACGATACACGTGACGTGACGATCAGACCGCAGAGTTTAGACGATATTGGCAGTGGAAAATTAACGGTAGAAAGAACTAATGCAATAAATTGATCAGTAAATTACTTTATATGGCGATAACAAGAACAATAACtactacagcaacaacaataacaagatACTACATGTCgcctgatttatgaaatttaagaaAACAAAGCACCCAAAAATATCAGTTTCGAATATTTGTTTCCATTCTGATTTGTTACGAAAAGCTGGTCAGCAAGACCAATTCAGTCGCATGCAACTTCAATAATTCTAATAGGGTAGGTTCTTATTCCTTGCTACTTTGGTAATACATAGTAACCATTGAAAAAGGATGTTGGCGTACTTAAAAATCTGTATGCAGAGAATATGGGCATTCTGTAGAGCTCTCAGATAAGGAAGCTTAGAGTTGGTAAAAATAGCGTTACTGGTTCATTAAGAGCTATAGATGATTCTCAGTAGATTATTCTATGAATCCGAAACGACTGGAATTTCCTTATGTACGTATAATTTTTACCAGAGTCACCCTTAGTTGGGAGCAATTTTTAGTAAGAAAACGGAATGTCTGCTAACAAATCGCCCGGCAGAAGTAACCAGGCATTATCCGACACCAGCAAGCCCTGTTCAGCGATGATGTCATCACTTGACTTGTAACCGGAAGCAATGCCTTGTAACAAGGAAAACATAATCCTGTCGTCCTCGAGAACTTTCAGAGCAAAACTTACGGAACATTATTTGACATCAATATCGTTGGAAGATGGTATGACTTCTGAAATCAAGCGTTCCTGTGTGTGCTTCGTACCTCTAAAAGAGAAAAAGTGGTTGTTGGAAGTTCACCGGTTGAATCTGGTGAAAGTAAAAGTATCTATTGCAGGCTGGGATATGATTGTGACGAAATGTAAGTTAATTTTGTCAGTGTGAACATTATTCCATTAATGAGATTTACCTTCAAGAAATAATGAAAGGCCATGTTATATAAATCAGTGAATGAATGACTCACGACCACTGAAGATTACGAAAGGAACAATCCTTCTACCTGTGACCTCTTGCCACAATATCATTCGTGAGGTAAAAACACATTACCTGATGCAAGATAAGAGTTCTTTCAAAATTGCCCAATCCATGCATCGGCTAAGCTATTCCGTCTTTGTAGAACGAAGCTGAACAGCAAGATGTTGACTGACCTGACTATAGCAAATAGAAATAACAGCGTATTTGAATAACTTgagttgaggagagactgagtgTATACACAAAAGAGTGACCGTTACTTCTGGAAAGTCAACGCCGGAGGGAATAGGGCTGCCTGGTCGAATTGCTTCCTGCACACTTTGTTTAGTTTGTCCGTAAGGATGGTAATCCTATTTGATGTCTGAAGATTTCCCGCGATATTTGATTGTAGTTGCAAGTTAACAGACATGCTATTGAAAGCTTCGACGCATTCTTTGTTACTATAAgcgttttgtttttcgtttttgtttttttccaaaatgttcAATAAGCATTTTATTGCTTGTTGCGTAACATGATTTACGCATTGTTGCCATCTTGACAAAGTGAAAGAACTCATTCTTTGTTACTTCCTTATGGcaggtaattatttttattagaatatatatatataatatatatatatatatatatatatataatatatatatataattctgcgaattcgcattttttcatttcttcgttgactatatataaagaaaattattgttaaaaagtccTTAAAAACGAATACAAAGAGAAATAAGACTCTAAATAAATATCAAGACATCGTGCCATTCATGGCCAGTAGAATCAAAGGCTCAAAAGGAAAGGAACTTTCTTATCGCTGATTTGACACAGCAAGGAACCTGACGAAACTGTGGAGACTGCAGATTCCGTAAAAGTGCAGAGCTCGAGGTAACTGTATGATGACTGCGTGACAGACATGAGGGTAATTTATGGCACGTCCATTtcaatagaacagaatatatgtgtgcattaggtgagagagagagagagagagagagagagagagagaggttatgaagTACAGATTCTAAGGAAACAATCCCCGGAGAATGGGTAAACGACTTGCCCTCTGGTAGTGAAAGTGAGTGTTCTAAAGGCTAAGTTTGTGTTCAACCGCACGGTAAGATCGCCTTAACGTGAttcacaacgagagagagagagagagagagagagagagagagagtgtgttcaaCCGCACAGTAAGATCGCCTTAACGTGAttcacaacgagagagagagagagagaagggggttttTGCTGTTTGAGGTATTCCTATAAAGTATGACGTTACATAGCCCTTTTCCCCAAGTTCTTTTGAAGGTGGTCAGTTCTCTCCATCTTGTTTCACTATTTCTTGACAGTACATCGCACATTGCATGATGTCTGAGGAATTATATGATAAGTAGTTCATTTGTAAAACAAAACCGTCGGAGTTCATTTCCCTTTCCGGTTAAAGGTAAAGCTTTCGaaacttacttttaatttttaactatGTGATAACGGTAGTACTCAGTGATAACGtcccataaaagaaaaagaagactaaaataaaaaaaataaaagaaaaaaagagggagaaaggCTGCGTTACTCATACCATCATGACAACGGAAATTCCTTTTATCAGTGCGTCCGACTCATCCACTCAGGAAACGAAGTACAATACCCTTATTCACTATGTCATTCCCTTAATAAATAGCAAGAGTCTGTTATATgctcagctttttttttcttccttaaacTGCATTCTGTTTGTGCAGACTCTAATGACAGACTCCCTTTTTTCAACATGTGAATGAAAATGATTTTACCGATCAATAAGATgcaagagcgcctcagtggcgtgatcgatatggtcttagcctgccatctcagtggccgcgagtacgattctcgggcattcagtTGAGgatttagagatgtgtatttctggtgatagaagttcactctcgacgtggttcggaagtcaagtaaagccgttggtcccgttgctgaataaccactggttctatgcaacgtaaaaacaccatacaaacaatcaaacaaagaTGAAATACCAGAAGACGCGCCCTGCCAGATTCATGATAGTATTGGGTTTGACTAATCGGTTTCTTGTGGTTTGCAAGAAATCCCAGGCAGATTCGATTTACCCTTATACAGGAGATCTAACACGATTTCTTTCAGAACCAGATCTGAATGAAGTTTTACTTTCATGCTTTGTTATTATCACATGACTGAAGAAAACCAGAAAACAGAGAAAGAAGAATATTAAGAGGTGTTCACCAAAGTGATAACCCCTGCTTGGGGCTCGGATTCCTTATTCCGAGGTTTTGCTTGCAAAGTATAAATGTAACCTCACCAGGAAACAAACAACTTGACTAGCAACCAGCAGAACATTGCGTTGGGTTGCTCGCGACGCCTACAAGATTCCTCGACGCTCCTTAAAAACACTTCATTTAAATAACAAGTTCCCTGACCATCGCCATGGTATACATAGTAGCTTGGGAGGACTTTTTCGTATATTTTATCCGTTTCTGATTCGATTCTCTCTTCCGTATGCAATTCAGTATAAGGCTCTGTTTGATATTTAAAATTGTGTATATCATCACttgtttattattctctctctcttttacacgtACGCAAATGTATATATTAGCCTGCTCCATCGTAAACCCtggactcttgtttttttttttttttttgctcatgttGCCGGGGATTCATATTCAAGGGCACGGTGCCTCGTTATATCCTGCCTGAACTAGTTTTCACTAGAAAAatcatgtatgtttttattttgccaGAAGGACCCAGAGACCTGTACGCATGCAAATATACCTGCACCCTTTCGAGcacgtgtgtatatacatacatacatacatatatatatatatatatatatatatatatatatatatatacatatatatatacatacatacatatatatatatatatatatatatatatattacacttgcacaaatatatatatatatatatatatatatatatatatctaatatatatatatatatatatatatatatatatatatatctatatatctagatatatatatattatatatatatatatatatattatattatatatctatatatatatacatctataaatatataatattatagatatataattaatatatatagataataataatataatataattaataaaaaatatctatcaatattaattagttatatataatatatataataataatatatatatattatatattatcaactaTGTAAGTATGCATATGTGTTCGAGCGCGAGTGGGTTTATTTGCATGCCCACAGATCTCTGGGTCCTTCtagcaaaatataaacatacatgatTTTTCTGGCGAAAACTAGTTCAAGCAGGATATAACGAGACACCGTGCCCTTGAATATGTAtcctgagcaaaaaaaaaaaaaaaaaaaaaaaaaaaaaatctaaggctCCAGTCTTTAGGATGGAGCAGGCCAATCAGGGGTGGGGTCTCTTTTCATGGGATGTTTATGCCCGTCTGGCTATTGCTTCTCTAACAATAGGAGACGGTCAACTCGCAAACCGGGTAGGCTTTGATAAAGAGGATCTCTCCATCTGCATTGTGTAGCCTATCAGATTCAAGCCTCTGTGATTATGGGTTAAGAGTTGTTTTCCCAGACGTGAGGGGTCTTCAGTTACAATGTGTTTTCCAGTTATCATTCAGTGGTAGCCtttgagatatgtatatatatatatatctatatatatatatatatatatatgtatgtgtgtgtatccatatatactatatctatatacatatatctatattatgcatatgtgttcgtatgtaagcatatatagctatgtataatTAAGGCTCGGAATACTTTATTCTAACAACGCAAATACAGTGATTCATGTCATATGACTCAGATGTATACCTTGTTTTACCGTCTCGTTAGAAATTATGATTCAATTCGCAATAAACATATGCCACGTGACGACGCTGGCAAAGATTTCTTCAGCAACATTAGCATTCGCCACCAGTCATAAGTTCTTCTACAGGCAGGCACGTTCAGgcatcataaaaaacaaaaaaaaaggtggggggggggggggggggcgagcggTAAGGGGTCCGATAGCAACCAGACCTTATGGATAGCAAAGCATTTGCCAGCTGAAGCCAAGAAGTTTTTATTGACTAAATCCAagactagattatatatataccatgtgacGTTTTACAGACATTTCGTTAATTAAACGCTGAACATTTACCTACGAGTGTATTGGCAAACCTTTTTGGCATGGAGATTTGCCCACTTGCTAAGTTTAAACATAAAGACGTCTAAATACTTCATCTGGTAAAAATTTGACTGTAAGACCTTAGCCGAGAGTTTTATCTACAGTCATTCTCCATCCGCATAAAAGTAATAAGGAAGAAAACGAATGAGCTCCAGTTAGGACTTAAACAGCATGATGGGCCCAGCTAGTGAATATCGTTGACGACGATGATGAAAGAGGATCAACAGCAGAATACTGTATAAAAAAAGTACTTTATAGATCACTGATCGAGTCCATCTGTGGAGTGACAAATCATCCTGCATTATATGCATTAATACCTGTTACAGTTCTTATCGTTTATATGTTGTGGTGCCTACATGCGTGTATTTTATTATCGTCTGAATTTCTTGTAAAATTATGATTTCGATCTAGTAATGaaactatcaatatatatatatatatatatatatatatatatatataaataaatatatatatatatatatatatatatataaatctaaatatatatatatatatatatatatatatatatatacacacacattaaatttacatataatttatgtaaTGTTTACTAATTTTACAACATACTTGGTGTTATTTATAGCATAATAAATAAAGCCCATAGAAAAATCTTGTTATTTACGAGAGACGTAGatagcaaaatgagagagagagagagagagagagagaggctgttccaCACAAAAGGTATTTTATGGGTGGGTTTAGTAATAAAGAGTTTTCTTCCCATATTGTTTTCTTTGTTCGCTTTGGTACCAGGTACAGAtggcgtatatatatgtgtgtgtttatactatTTTTCGGTACATGTACAGGAGAAGGCAGGCACGGtttgttggaatatatatatctatatatatatatatatatatatatatatactatatatatatcatatatagatacgtgtatatatatgtgtgtgtgtgtatacaaaggtGTGATATACTCGCAGATAATTAGATTAGGAACTCATCAAGCGCCATTTAACTCATATACACCGTAAATCACTTCTCTTGAACATCTAAACTGAGATAAAGTTATGGAAATAGGTGCTGTTTGTTTTTCACGGAAAAACTAACTTAGCCGCATTAAGTAAATACGTTAGAGGATTTCCTATTTGTGTGTTTTGACTCTCGGTTAACCATGACGTAAAACGGGATTCTCGCCCTTATGGAGTTGGGAATAAAGAGTTGAACGTTTATCTTGCTACCAAGGAACGTCTCTACGTAGCTACTATATCCCCTGCGCTCCGTTCCACGGTGCACTCACTGTTCCTTCCTTGGCTTACGACTTTCAAGGAAGCAGTTAACTTCCAAATTGAATTCTAGGTAGAGTTTCCAAATTGCGGTAGAGGGACGCTTTCAAATCGGTAACATTTTAGCGAGCACTGCCGGATACGACAACAATTTCCGcttagaaacaaacaaacacaagtgTCCTTTATTCACttgaatgcgtgtgtgtgtgtgtatttatgtatatatatatatctctatatatatatatatatatatatagctatatatatatatatatatatatatatagatatatatatatatagatatagatatatatatatatatatatatatatatactatatatatatatatatatatatatatatatatatatatatatatatatataatgttatatatgtgtgtctatgtctgaatataatgtgtttgtgtatgcttgtgtgtgtttctgtgcgtTTGTCTGTGCGAGTAGGTAGACAAATAAATTGATATGTTTaaacatgtatgtataagtaAGAGATGGTGTATT
Coding sequences within it:
- the LOC135211058 gene encoding relaxin receptor 2-like isoform X1, whose amino-acid sequence is MQAVHKGFHSVDVQPLIFLRLRALPELKFGAMSSNPPEKKKCKPDDYHCGDGKCIPKTFVCDGAFDCGNGNDEADCKGSNLGSRSADPMADFPPGDDLEAPTFPLEFGGRT
- the LOC135211058 gene encoding subgroup A Rous sarcoma virus receptor pg950-like isoform X2 — encoded protein: MKTALVSVVILVIVAGAMSSNPPEKKKCKPDDYHCGDGKCIPKTFVCDGAFDCGNGNDEADCKGSNLGSRSADPMADFPPGDDLEAPTFPLEFGGRT